DNA from Deltaproteobacteria bacterium:
AGTGGGCCCAGAAGGGCATGCGCGTCGGCAAGGGCGATCCGAAGATCAAGGAGCTGCTCTACCGCCTCGAGCAGCAGGCGGCGGTGGACATCCGCCGGGCGGCCTCCTGCGGCGAGTTCGCCAAGATCCTCGCCTTCACCCAGTCGGATCCCCCGAGCGCCACCCACAAGCAGGCGCAGCAGGAGATGGAGCGGCGCGGCTGCCGCTAGAAGCTGTCAGCTATCAGCCATCAGCTATCAGCCTGGCCGTTGCCGTCTCGGCAGCCGGCGGACGACTCCACGGTCGATCGGTCGCAGAGCGTCGAGGCAGCACGGCAGAGCTGAACGCTGACAGCTGATAGCTCGCGCGGCAGAGTCCGCGCGATCAGCCGTCGGCGGAGGCGCTGCCGCCGCCGCCGGCGGTCTTCTCCTCCAGCTCCTTGCGCTTGCGCTCGAGGGTCGAGAGCAGGCCCTCGAAGCCCTTCTTCTTGATGAGCTGGTTGAACTGGCTGCGGTAGCTCTCCAGGAGGGAGAGGTCGTCGGTGATGACGTCGTAGACCAGCCACTTCCCCTCGCGGCGGTAGAGCTCGTAGTCGATCTTGATCGAGCCCTTGTTGGCGCGCAGCTCGGTGCGGACCTTCACCTCCCCCTGCTCGAGGGCGTCCTCGCCCAGATAGGCCACCGTGTAGTCGCCCCGCTCACTGACCCGGGCCAGGTAGGCGGCCTCGACCAGGGCCTGCATCGTGTCCTGGAAGCGGGTGCGCTCCTCCTCGCTGCGCTCCTCCCAGTGGCTGCCCAGGGCGCGCCGGGCGAGCTCCTTGAAGTCGATGAACCCGTTCACCGCCGCCCGCAGCTGGTCCTCGGCGGCCCCGTGGTCGGCGCCCTCGCCGGTCATCTTCTCGAGCGCGGCGTCGATGCGCTTCTGGCCTCCCTTGAGGGCCGCGGTGGCGGCGGTGCCCTTCTTGCCGGGGGCCTTCTTGGCGGTCTCGGCGAGGGCGGGCGCGGCCAGGAGGAGGGGGATCAGGGCGAGGAGGACGTGGAACGGCCGGATTGGTTGAACCATGGTCCCATAGACATAGCCCGAGCGGATTTATTCTCCTAGCACGGTTGCGCTGCGCCCCTCGGCCTTCAGGAGCTGGGCCTCGGCGATCCGGGCCCGGTAGAGGGCCTGGGAGTGCAGGCTGCGGGTCATCGCCCAGGCCAGGATCGGCTGGAGGAGGTCCTGCACCTCGCCGATCCCCAGCTCGAAGCTGCTCTGGGCCGCGATCACCCAGCGGCGGGCCGTGCGGGTGGCCTGCTCCAGCTGCATGGCCTCCTCCCGGGTGGAGCGCAGGTCTCGCCAGGCCTTCTCGGTCTCGAGCCGGACGGCCCGCTGCACCAGCTCGTTCTGGCGCTCGAGCTGCTTCAGCTCGGCCCGGGTGCGGTCCATCCGCGCCTTCTTCTGGGGAAAATCGAAGGTCTGGCGCAGCAGCAGGCCGGCGCCGGCGGTGACGTAGTTGTAGGGGTCGTAGACGAAGGGGTTGCGCTGGTCGGTGGCCGCGTTGGACCAGGACCACTCGCCGTAGCCGCCGACCAGGAGGTCGGGGAGGAACATCGCCCGGCGCACCTCCAGCTCGGCCTCCCGGGCCTGGCAGGCGGCGTCGAGGGCCATCAGCTCGGGGCGGTTCTCCAGGGCCCGGCCGGTGGAGACCTCCAGCTCGGGGAGCTCGCCGGGCAGCGAGAGGGCCTCGCGCTTCACGGTGGGGGAGTGGTCGCTCTCGTTGCCGGCCAGCAGGCCGATGGCCGCCAGGGACATGGCCTCGGCCTCCTCGGCCTTGCCGCGCTGGGCCAGGAGGTGCTGGAGGACCAGCTCGGCCGCCAGCTTGTCCTCGACGGTGGCCTGCTCCGAGTCGCGGTCCAGGAGCTCCTGCACCTCCTGGATGGCCTGGCGGGCGCGGGCGATGGCGTCGTCGAGGCCCTCGCCGAGCTGGCGGGCGGCCTGGTAGCTCCAGTAGGCGCGGGCGGCGTCGTAGGCGGCCTCATCGGCGGCGATCCGCACCTGGGCGGCGCCCACGTCCACCAGCTTGCGGGTGGCGGTCTCGAGGCCGGCGAGCTTGCCGAAGGTCCAGACGGGGAGGGCGGCGTCCATCCGCGCCCGGGCCAGCACGCCCATCCGGCCGAAGTTCCAGTCGCCCTCCACCGAGGCGTCGGTGATGTTCAGGGGGTCGCGGATCAGGTCGGCCCCGTCGGCGACCCGGGCCTCGGGCACCGGCCCGCCGAAGAGCATCGTGGTGGTGAAGGCCGGGAACCAGGCCCACGAGGCCTCCTGGTGCTGGGCCTCGAAGGCGTCGAGCTGGGCGCGGGCGGCGGCCACCCGCAGGTCGTCCTGCCGGGCCCGGGCCACCAGGGTGGGCAGGTCGAGGGGCTCGTCGCCCCCCACGGCGCCACTGCCCTTCACGTGGACCTTCAGGGCCAGCTCCTCCCCCTTCTTGCTGGCCTGCTCCGCCCCCTGGGTGAGGGGGATGACCCGGCCGGCGAGGATGGGCGGCGGCGAGCCCGCGGTGGGCGGCGTCCCGCCGGCCTGAGCGCGCGCGGGCGCCGGGAGCCCGGCCAGGGCGAGCACGAGCAGTGCCGTGTTTACAGCCCGGGAGATCGCCGCCATGTTGTCCTCCTGATGGCCAAGCGAAACACCGACACACCGGTGCTCTACCTGGTGGATGGTTCCTCTTACGTCTTCCGCGCGTACCACGCCATGCCCCATCTCTCCAACCGGAGGGGAGAGGCCACGGGGGCGGTCCTGGGCTTCTACAAGATGCTCACCAAGACCCTGCGGGAGTCGAACCCCACCCACGTCGGGGTCGCCTTCGACACCAAGGGGCCGACCTTCCGCCACGAGCGCTACGACCAGTACAAGGCCAACCGGGAGGCGATGCCCGAGGACCTGCGGGCGCAGATCCCCCGGATCCGGGAGGTGGTGGAGGCCCTGGAGCTGCCCATCCTCGAGCTGCCCGGCTGGGAGGCCGACGACGTCCTGGGCACCCTGGCGGTGCAGGCCCTGGAGGAGGGCGCCGAGGTGGTGCTGGTCTCGGGGGACAAGGACTTCCTCCAGCTCCTGCCCCGGGGGTTGAAGATCTGGGACGGGATGTTCGCCCGCTGGCTGGACGAGGAGACCTCCCTGAAGAAGCTCGGGGTGAAGCCCGAGCTGGCCATCGAGGCGATGGCCCTCATCGGGGACGCCTCGGACAACGTGCCCGGCGTGAAGGGCATCGGCCCCAAGACCGCCGGCAAGCTCCTGGAGGACTTCGGGAGCCTGGCGGGGATCTACGAGCACCTCGACGAGATCAAGTCCAAGAGCCAGCGCCAGAAGCTGGAGGAGGGGCGCGCGGAGGCCGAGCTCTCGCGGGAGCTGGTCACCATCGATCTCGCGGCGCCGGTGGAGCGCGGCTGGCGCAGCCTCGACTGGAGCCCCGGGCGGCCCACCGAGCACCTCCGGGAGCTCTTCACCGAGCTGGGCTTCAAGCGCGAGCTCGACGAGCTGGAGCGCGAGACCGCCTCCCTGCCGCGGGCGGGGGCCCCGGCCGGCGGCGCCCCGGCCGTCGATCGCTCGGCCTACGAGCTGATCCTCGAGGAGGCCCAGCTGAAGGCGCTGCTGCGCGAGCTGGAGGCGGCCGAGCGCTTCGCGGTGGACACCGAGACCACCTCCCCCGACCCGATGCGGGCCGAGCTGGTCGGCTTCTCCTTCTCGGTGCGGGAGGGCCACGGCTGCTACCTGCCGGTGGCCCACCGCTACGAGGGCGCGCCCGCCCAGCTCCCCCGGGAGCAGGTGCTCGAGGCGCTGCGCCCCCTCCTCGAGGATCCGGCGCGGCCCAAGGTGGCGCAGCACGCCAAGTACGACGCCCTGGTGCTGCGGCGCCACGGCGTCGAGCTGCGAGGGGTGGTGGGGGACCCGCTGCTCTTCGACTACCTCCTCGATCCCGGGCGGCCGGGGCACGGCCTCGACACCCTCGCCCGGGAGGAGCTCGGCCACGAGAACATCCCCTTCTCGGAGGTCGCGGGGAAGGGCAAGAGCCAGAAGACCTTCGACCAGGTCGAGCTCGAGAAGGCGCTGCCCTACGCCGCCGAGGACGCGGACGTCACCCTGCGGGTGGCCGCCCTCCTGGAGCCCCGGGTGCGGGAGGCCGGGCTCTGGGCCCTCTTCGAGACCCTCGAGCTGCCCCTCTCGTCCGTGCTGATGGACATGGAGGAGGCCGGCGTGAAGGTCGACGCCGCCCGCCTCGAGGCGCAGTCCGGGGAGCTGGAGGGCTCCCTCCTGCGAATCGAGCAGGAGATCTACGGCCACGCCGGGCACGAGTTCTCCATCCAGTCGCCCAAGCAGCTCGGGGTGATCCTCTTCGAGGAGCTCGGCCTGCCGGTGGTGAAGAAGACCAAGACCGGCCCCTCCACCGACCACTCGGTGCTGGAGAAGCTGGCCGACGAGCACCCGCTGCCCCGGGCGATCCTCGACTACCGCCAGCTGGCCAAGCTCAAGAGCACCTACCTCGACACCCTGCCCACCCTGGTCCACCCCGAGACCGGACGGATCCACACCAGCTTCTCCCAGACCACCGCCGCGACCGGGCGGCTGGCGAGCTCGGATCCCAACCTGCAGAACATCCCGATCCGCAGCGAGGAGGGCAGGAAGATCCGCGAGGCCTTCGTCGCCGAGGAGGGCATGGTGCTCGTCTCGGCGGACTACTCCCAGATCGAGCTGCGGGTGCTGGCCCACGTCGCCCAGGACGCCGGGCTGATCGACGCCTACCTCGCCGGCCAGGACATCCACGCCCGCACCGCCTCCGAGCTCCTCGGGGTGCCCCTCGACGCGGTCGACGCCGAGCACCGGCGCATCGCCAAGGCGATCAACTTCGGCGTGCTCTACGGCATGGGCGCTTTCCGGCTCTCGCGGGACCTGGGCATCCCCCACGCCGAGGCGGCCGCCTTCATCGAGCGCTACTTCGAGCGCTACCCCAACGTCCGCACCTGGATCGAGCGCACCCAGGCCGCGGCGCTGGCGGACGGCAAGGTCGAGACCCTCCTGGGCCGGCGGCGCCTCCTGCCCGATCTGAAGTCCCCCAACCGCGTCGCCCGGCAGGCCGCCGAGCGGATGGCGATCAACACGCCGATCCAGGGCAGCGCGGCGGACATCATCAAGCTGGCGATGATCTCGGTGCACGCGGGCCTGCCCGCCCGCTGGCCCGAGGCGAGGCTGATCCTCCAGGTCCACGACGAGCTGCTGGTCGAGGCGCCGGCGGGGGAGGCGGAGGCGGTGGGGGAGTACCTGGCGAAGACCATGAGCGGGGCCCTCGAGCTGAAGGTGCCCCTGGAGGTGGAGGTCGGAATCGGTGCGTCCTGGGCCGAAGCACACTAGAATGGGCGCATGAAGCAGGGGGAAGAGAGCGGGGGTGCCGGCACCGCTTCGCGCGCCGTGACCCTGCCCAAGGGGACCGACCTCGAGAGCGCGCCGCCGGAGCAGCTGCGGGAGACCATCGCCTGGCAGCAGCGGCGCTTCGACGCCGTCATCGAGATCGGGCGGGCCCTGGGCCGCACCCTCGACCTCGACACCGTGCTCCAGATCATCATGGAGCAGGTCACCCTGCTCATGGACGCCGATCGCTCGACCCTCTTCCTGCTGGACCGCAGGGCCGGCGAGCTGTGGTCGATGGTCGCCCAGGGGGTCGAGATCAAGGAGATCCGGATGGCCGCGGGGAAG
Protein-coding regions in this window:
- a CDS encoding ABC transporter substrate-binding protein — its product is MVQPIRPFHVLLALIPLLLAAPALAETAKKAPGKKGTAATAALKGGQKRIDAALEKMTGEGADHGAAEDQLRAAVNGFIDFKELARRALGSHWEERSEEERTRFQDTMQALVEAAYLARVSERGDYTVAYLGEDALEQGEVKVRTELRANKGSIKIDYELYRREGKWLVYDVITDDLSLLESYRSQFNQLIKKKGFEGLLSTLERKRKELEEKTAGGGGSASADG
- a CDS encoding TolC family protein is translated as MAAISRAVNTALLVLALAGLPAPARAQAGGTPPTAGSPPPILAGRVIPLTQGAEQASKKGEELALKVHVKGSGAVGGDEPLDLPTLVARARQDDLRVAAARAQLDAFEAQHQEASWAWFPAFTTTMLFGGPVPEARVADGADLIRDPLNITDASVEGDWNFGRMGVLARARMDAALPVWTFGKLAGLETATRKLVDVGAAQVRIAADEAAYDAARAYWSYQAARQLGEGLDDAIARARQAIQEVQELLDRDSEQATVEDKLAAELVLQHLLAQRGKAEEAEAMSLAAIGLLAGNESDHSPTVKREALSLPGELPELEVSTGRALENRPELMALDAACQAREAELEVRRAMFLPDLLVGGYGEWSWSNAATDQRNPFVYDPYNYVTAGAGLLLRQTFDFPQKKARMDRTRAELKQLERQNELVQRAVRLETEKAWRDLRSTREEAMQLEQATRTARRWVIAAQSSFELGIGEVQDLLQPILAWAMTRSLHSQALYRARIAEAQLLKAEGRSATVLGE
- the polA gene encoding DNA polymerase I — encoded protein: MAKRNTDTPVLYLVDGSSYVFRAYHAMPHLSNRRGEATGAVLGFYKMLTKTLRESNPTHVGVAFDTKGPTFRHERYDQYKANREAMPEDLRAQIPRIREVVEALELPILELPGWEADDVLGTLAVQALEEGAEVVLVSGDKDFLQLLPRGLKIWDGMFARWLDEETSLKKLGVKPELAIEAMALIGDASDNVPGVKGIGPKTAGKLLEDFGSLAGIYEHLDEIKSKSQRQKLEEGRAEAELSRELVTIDLAAPVERGWRSLDWSPGRPTEHLRELFTELGFKRELDELERETASLPRAGAPAGGAPAVDRSAYELILEEAQLKALLRELEAAERFAVDTETTSPDPMRAELVGFSFSVREGHGCYLPVAHRYEGAPAQLPREQVLEALRPLLEDPARPKVAQHAKYDALVLRRHGVELRGVVGDPLLFDYLLDPGRPGHGLDTLAREELGHENIPFSEVAGKGKSQKTFDQVELEKALPYAAEDADVTLRVAALLEPRVREAGLWALFETLELPLSSVLMDMEEAGVKVDAARLEAQSGELEGSLLRIEQEIYGHAGHEFSIQSPKQLGVILFEELGLPVVKKTKTGPSTDHSVLEKLADEHPLPRAILDYRQLAKLKSTYLDTLPTLVHPETGRIHTSFSQTTAATGRLASSDPNLQNIPIRSEEGRKIREAFVAEEGMVLVSADYSQIELRVLAHVAQDAGLIDAYLAGQDIHARTASELLGVPLDAVDAEHRRIAKAINFGVLYGMGAFRLSRDLGIPHAEAAAFIERYFERYPNVRTWIERTQAAALADGKVETLLGRRRLLPDLKSPNRVARQAAERMAINTPIQGSAADIIKLAMISVHAGLPARWPEARLILQVHDELLVEAPAGEAEAVGEYLAKTMSGALELKVPLEVEVGIGASWAEAH